TCATAATCTACCATTTTTGCTAAGTCATCATAATCAATAACTTCGATTTTTTGAATCTCATGACTTGTTCTAAATCCGTCAAAGAAATGCAAGAAAGGAATTCTTCCCTTAATTGCTGAAAGGTGAGCAACTGTAGCTAGGTCCATAGCTTCTTGAACAGAACCTGGAAGCAAGAAGTGCAAAACCTGTTTGTCTAGTAGCCATAACGTCTTGATGGTCACCAAAGATACTTAATGCATGTGATGCAAGTGCTCTTGCAGATACGTGGAATACTCCAGGTAGTAACTCACCTGCGATTTTGTACATGTTTGGAATCATCAATAAAAGTCCTTGTGATGCAGTAAAAGTTGAAGTAAGTGCTCCGGCTACAAGTGAACCGTGAACAGCACCTGCCGCACCTGCTTCTGATTGCATCTCAGAAACTAGAACTGTTTGACCAAAAATATTTTTTCTACCATTTGCTGCCCATTCATCAACATACTCAGCCATATTAGATGATGGAGTTATAGGATATATAGCTGCAACCTCACTGAAAGCGTATGCTACGTGAGAAGCGGCCATATTACCATCCATCGTCTTAAATTTCTTACCCATAATATGTTCCCTCCTGTTTAGGTTTTTGAGGTGATTACATGTAATATGTAACTAATTAACCTCTTTTTTTGTAATTATCCTCACCTTATAAGTATATAGAATTATCAACTTGGTGTCAATCGATTTACCTTAAATTACGCAAGTTAAGTGTCAATCTTTTTCATTTATAACAGTAAACATTATAAAAATCAGATTTTCGTAACTCAAAAATTTAAGATTAAAAGTTAAAATTTTGAAATATTTATAAATATATAACATACTATATTACTAGGAATTTAGGTGAGTAAAGCGTGAATATTTAAATAATATTTAATTATTCTCGCTTATTTTAATTATTTGCCTCTTCGTTCTTTTTCTTCATATCTTCTATCAATCTATTATTTAGTTCGATAGCAGCATTATATCCCAAAGATTTCTGTCTTGTATTTCTAATAGCCACCTCGACTATCATAGCAACGTTACGACCCGGTTTAACAGGCACATTAATAATCGGAAGCTTCATACCGAGTATTTCAGTAAACTCTTCATCAAGACCAAGCCTGTCATATTCTTTATTATCATCCCAAGGCTCCAGATGAATAACCATATCAATCAATGTCGATGTCTTTACAGAACCTACCCCGTATAGCCTTTGAATGTCGATAATACCAATACCTCTAATCTCCAAGAAGTGCCTTATATTTTCAGGACAGCTTCCTCTAAGCCCTGTATCCAATTTTATAATATCTACAACATCATCGGCTACAAGTCTGTGCCCTCTTGTCACAAGGTCTAGCGCAGTTTCAGACTTACCGACAGAACTGTCTCCCGTTATCAGAACACCCATACCATAAACCTCGAGCAAATCTGCATGAACGGTTATTTCTTCTGCAAGCAATTCATCCAGCACCGTAGCTATCTTGGAAATCAGCTTGGTAGTTGGAAGCTCTGAACGCAGAATAGTCTTATTATAGTATTGTCCTATTTTTAATATCTCATCATTAATCTCTTTTCCATGTGAGAAAATGATGGCAGGTATTGGATAGGAAAGTATCCCTCTAAATCTCTCGTATCTTTCTTCGGGATCCAAATCCATATAATACTCGTGCTCAACTTTTCCGATTATCTGCAGCCTTTTATATGGAAAGCCTTCCAAATATCCTGCTAACTGTAGTCCCGGCCTATTAACTTCATCATTACTAATCTGTCTATCGGCAAAATCAGAGCTTGTAATTATAACCTCTAAACCAAGAGCTTCAGCTAATTTTGCAATGCTTATACTTTTCATCCAATCACCCCTTTGCAAAGAAATCTATAATATTTCTTGCTACTTTTTCAGTCATCTTGGGTACTTCTTTTAACTCTTCCAAACTTGCTTTTTTAACATTCTCAACCGACTTAAAATGCTTTAAAATCTCCGTTCTTCTAGCTTTACCCACACCGGGTATTTCATCCAAAACAGAATTTACCAATTCCTTTTCTCTAAGCTTTCTATGATAATTAATAGCAAACCTATGAGCCTCCTCTTGAATCGAATAAAGAAATCTATAAACAGGAGAACTCACCTTCAAGCCAATCTCCTCTCCTCTGTAGAGGATACCCCTGGTCCTGTGTTTATCATCCTTGACCAGTCCTGCAACAGGAATATTCAGATTAAACTCATCCAGAACGCTTTGAGCAATTGATACCTGCCCTTTTCCACCATCCATTATGATTAGATTTGGAAGTCTTCCAAAACCCGTGTTATTATTCTTTACCATCTCCTTGAGCCCTCGTGTCAACCTTCGCTCCAGGACTTCTCTCATACTTCCGTAGTCATCAGAACCAATAATGGTTTTGATTTTGAACTTTCTGTACTCCTTAGAATCTTTACTTCCATTAGTAAAAACCACCATAGATCCAACAGACTGAACACCTGAGATGTTTGAAATATCATATGCCTCAATTCTTTCAGCAGAATCAAGCTCCAACATTTCTACAAACATCTCGTAACCCAGCGGTACGACTCTTTCTCTCTTCCGCTGTTTCTCTTCATATTTCAACAAGGACTCTTTAGCATTCTTTCTAACTATTTCCAGAAGATCTACCTTCTCTCCTCTTTTTGGCTCTCTTACATTGACTTTAGTGCCTCTCTTGCCCGACAAAAAGTCCTCAATTGCAGTACTGTCACTTGGCATATGATCTACCAAGATTTCCTTAGGTATATAAGAAGCATCCAAGTAGTACTGTTTAATAAAAGAAGAAATAATCTCTCCATGCTCTTCCCTAAAATCGTCCTTTAAAATAAAATGCTCACTGTCTACAATCTTAGCAGATCTCATAAAGAAAATCATAACACATGCATGCCTGTCACCTCTGGCAAGTGATATTAAATCAATATCTTGATCTCCTGCCTTCGATATCCTCTGCTTCTGCATCAGCACATCTATCTTTTGAAGATAATCCCTATACTTTGCGGCAACCTCAAAATTCAGCTCGGCAGCCTTTATCTTCATTTGCTCGTTTAAGTAATCAGTAAGCTTACCGGTTTTTCCCTTTAAGAATTCCACAATTTCATCTATATAACCCATGTATTTTTCTTCATCAGCTAAACCGACACATGGTGCTGGACATCTTCCGATATAATAATTTAAGCAAGGTCTTTCCAGACTCGCACCTTTATCAAAATCTAAATTACAACTCCTGATAGGATAAATCTCATGAAGCATATCGATTATTTCATTTACCGCAAAAGCATTCGGGTATGGACCATAATAGATTGCTCCGTCGTTTTTAACTATCCTGGTTTTTAAAATTCTAGGGAATTTTTCATTCGTAACTTTTATAAAAGGATAGGTCTTATCATCCCTTAAAAGTATATTGTACTTTGGTTTCTTCTCTTTAATGAGATTTGACTCTAGAACCAGAGCCTCCACCTCATTGCCCACTATGATGTATTCAAAGGAAACAATCCTCTTTACCATAGCCACAACTTTGGGATGCTTGTTTTTATCATTGTTGAAATAAGACCTGACTCTTTTCTTTAAAGAAATGGCCTTACCAACATAAATTACCTCATCGTCAATATCCTTCATTAAATAAACTCCCGGCTTATCGGGCAGTTTATTTAATTCCAGACCTATATCAAATGTCAATTATCTCTTCACTTCTTCCGTAGCTTTTTTCAAATATGCCAAATCAGAACCTGTTAAATGACTTTCAACTAAATCATATACCCTCTTATTGTAATCATTAAGCCATTTTAGTTCGTCATCAGTAAGTAAATCTACCACAACAGGTCTTGTATCAATTGGACAAATAGTTAATACCTCAAAGCCTAAGAACTCTCCAAACTCATTCTTTTCAACCTTTTCAACTACAACCAGGTTCTCAATTCTGATTCCATGAGAATCATTGATATACACTCCCGGCTCAACTGAAACAACCATTCCCTCCTCCATCTTCACATCGAGGAATCTAGTTGAAATACTCTGTGGTCCTTCGTGTACATTCAAGAAATATCCAACACCATGTCCTGTTCCATGTGCAAAATCAATTTTATGTTTTAACATTGGAAGTCTCGCAAAAGCATCCAGATAATAGCCGGTAGTTCCGGTTTTGAAATATGCATCACTCAGTGAGATATGAGACTTAAGCGTCAAGGTATAATGATACTTTTCGTCTTCAGTAAGATCCCCAAGAGCAATCGTTCTGGTAATATCAGTTGTTCCGTCCAGATACTGCCCGCCACTATCCACTAGATACAATCCACTCGGCTTAAGAATTACCGGATTTTGTTCATTAGGACTATAATGAGGCATTGCAGCATTTTCACCATATGCTGAAATAGTATTAAAACTCGGTTCAACAAAACTCTCTTGTTGACTCCTAAACCAGTTAAGCTTTTCTGCTGCCAAAACTTCATTTACAGTGCCGGTCGGAGTTCCTGTTTCTAGCCAGTTAAGGAATTTAACCATTGCAACACCATCTTTAATAAATGCATTTCTCATATGATCAAGCTCAGTGGAATTCTTCACAGCCTTATGTTTTGCAATTATACTATCAGTCTTTACCAATCTGACATTTGCATTAATAGAATTAATTACAGCTAAATTTACGGTTTTAGGATCAAATATAAGATTTGACTTTCCCGGTATCTCTTTTAAATGTTCAAATATTTCATCATATGGTTTCACCAAAATATCATTAGCTTCCAAATGTTCGTTTAACTCATCAGTAAGTTTTTCTTCATCTATATATAAATACGCCTTATCCTTTGAAATAAGTGCATAGGAGAAAACAACCGGATTGTACGCTACATCATTCCCCCTGATACAATAGAGGTAAGCAATATCATCAAGAGCGGCTATTAAATTGTAATCCGCATCTATTCTATACATTTCATCTCTTAGCTTTTCGATTCTTTGCTTAGCGGAAGTTCCCGTATATTTTAATTCATGCACATATGCCTTATCACTTGGTATTGACGGACGATCTTTCCACATATCGGATATAAAATCCAAATTGCTGATTAGCATTCTTTGATCCAGAGCTTCCAATAACTCCCTATACAATTTGAAAGATATTGTATTTCCGTTAAATCCAATTTTCCCACCAACCGGTACCTTGTTTAACAAATACTCAGTAACAGTTGGAAATCCCGGCACTCCCATCTTATAAAGTTCAAATCCCGTACCTGACAACTCATAAGCAGCCTGTATAAAATACCTACCATCAGTCCAAAGTATTGCCTCGTCCTTGGTTATAACAACAGTACCTGCAGAGCCTGTAAAACCGGATATGAACTCTCTCGTCTTATAAAAATCTGCTAAATACTCAGATTGATGCGGATCTGAAGTAGTAACCAGATAAGCATTTATCCCTCTATTTGCCATTAATGTTCTTATTTCCCTAAGCCTTTTATTAATCACTTTATCCTCCAAGTATTGAATTCTATGTATTAATTATATACCAATAGTATAAGTTCATCAAATAAATAAAACCCCTAGAAAATATTGATTATTAGTACTTTATTAATACAATTATTTTAAGAAAATTAATGCTAAATTGTATTTAGATCTTTAGAAGTAAGGCTTTAAATGTAACGACGTGAAGATGTCGCTTTTATTATAAATCTCTCCCTCCGAGTTTGTTTCACAAACCCACCTCCCTCGTCAGATGGAGGCTATGTGACTGCCAACCTGTTCGGTCATTTATCGGCTCCATTTGGAAAAGGAGTCGAAACAATAAGAGTTTTACTTTCTCCATTTGCTATTTATGTATTAGTCATTTCCATATGAAATAAGTCTTTGAGAGCCTCCATCTGACGAGGGAGCTGTCAGCTGTGCTGACTGAGGGAGAGATGTACCAAGAAGGAATTTGAAAAATTCCAACTGCTACATTTACACTCACGACTAATCCCACACAACCATCCAACTCCACCGGTGAGCTGTCAGCTCTGCTGACTGAGGGAGAGATATAAAAAAAAGAATTCGAAGAATTCTACCCTTGTATTTCAGACTTATCTCTAATCTCTCACAACTACATAACTCCTCGGGAGAGACATACAAAGAAGGAATTTGAAAAATTCCAACTGCTACATTTACACTCACGACTAATCCCACACAACCATCCAACTCCACCGGTGAGCTGTCAGCTCTGCTGACTGAGGGAGAGATATAAAAAAAGAATTCGAAGAATTCTACTGCTATATTTAAACTAACAACAAACCCCACGCCACTTCCACCCCACCCAACTAAATATGGATTTTGCACCAAAAAAATTAGACAGCATACTAACTGTCTAATTCATAAAACTTCTATTTTTATCTAATTATAGTCTTTACCCTTATCTTAATTCACTCTTCAATAAATAACCTTCAAGTTCACCTACTTTTACATGTTCCCATTCAACGTCCTCAACGGTTAAACTCTCAAGGACTATGACATCTTCGTCTTTAAGTGGATTAGCGATGGTAGCGGCATTTTCGAAGGTTGAAGCTCTAAGAGAAGTCCCTTCATTTTTAACTTTTTTTACTTGAAGTTCTTCAAGATAAGTAGAATTTACATATCCGGAATCTTCACCAATTTTAACAGAAGCCCAATCTCCGGTTACATTTAAGACTTCAACTATCTCATCTAAATATAACTGCCTTATAACACTGCTCTGTTCACTGGCTACAAATCTCATATTTAATATGTCTGCAGTAACTTTAGAGTACTTTTTAGTAGGTTCTTCAGGCTCTTCTTCAGGTTCAGTCTCGACTTTGGGTTTTTCTACCTCATTAAAATCGGTTTTCTCCTTATCTTCCTTTTCCTCATCTTTTGATTCTTCTTTTTCATCTACTTTATCAAATGCAGTTTTTACAACCTTGTCTTTTCGCATTGATTCATAGGGTTCTTCTACTTTTTTTGCAACACAACCGGTAAAAACTATCAAAAACGAAATAATGAGTATAATCAATTTTCGCATTTACTTTTCACCCCATCCCAATCTTTTAAATATTCTTGCAAACACGCCCGGCTTTTTATTTTTTTCCTTTTCTTCCTCAAAAATTATCTTCTCATATGCAGAGCTTATAAACTCATCACTGATTACCTTCACCGGATTTACCAGTGCAACTCTTTGAAACTCATCAGCTCCCAAGACCTTTCTGAACATTTCAAGCTCTTTTGATACTTCAGGAGTTCTCCATGTGCTGCGATGAGCATCAGTTGCAATAAAATGAACCATATTGCGTTTTAATAGAGTCATAATAGTTTTGTATTCATCAGAGTTTTTATCCCTGGATATACTGCTTATGTTTACCTGCATCAAACAGCCGGACTTAATAAAATCCAAAAGCCAGTCTAAATCATCTTGAACATACTTGTATCTCTCAACATGAGCCAAAATAGGTATATAACCCTTTAGCTGTAATTGATAGATTAAACTACGTGCATAATGAGGTTTAGTTAGAAAAGGTAATTCTATCAGCACATATCTACTTCCGTTTAAAGAAGATATCTCTCTTTTATCAAGTTTAGTCAAGGTACTTTCATCCAAGTAAATCTCATTACCGGGATAAAAAGAAAAAACCAAACCTTGTTTCTTACACTCTTCATTCAAGAGTTTAATGCCATCTTTTATCATCTCAGCCGTAACATCATACTTTTGAGGATAATGATGACTTGTACATATTACACCCTTGTATCCTGATGCGATATACTGCTTAACCATTTCCATAGAATCCTCTATAGATACAGAACCGTCATCCACTCCGGGTATTATGTGATTATGAATATCGATCATTTTAATAACCTAATAATAATTATAATAATTCTTGGCACCGCGTTTAGTTGTAATATCAACCTTGTTTAACACAGCCCCGATTATCTTTCCTCCTACATGTTCTACTCTATTGATTGCCCTTTTGATATCTTCTGTTCTGGTCTCATTTTGAGCAATAACAAGTATTACACCATCTGTTATTGTACCAAGAATCGAAGCATCCGATAGAAGTCCTACCGGCGGAGAATCAAATACAACATAATCATAATCAGCTTCAAGCTGTTTAACCAGCGCCTTCATAGCCTCTGTTCCCAACAACTCGGCAGGATTTGGAGGAATAGGCCCGGTTAATAAATAATCCAAAAACGGATGATTAGAATCCTTTATTATAGCCTCTTTATAATCAATATGTTGAACTAGAACATTAGTTACACCTATATTATTATCGACTTTCGCAACCTTACCGACAGAAGGGTTCCTAAGGTCACAGTCGACTAGAATTACTCTCACATTTGTTTGTGCAAAAGACTTACAAAGCCTTACAGCAACACTAGATTTTCCATCAGAAGGATCAGAAGAAGTAATTACGAGTGACTTATTCTTTTTATCTACTTCCGAAAACTGTATGTTCGTTCTAAGAGTAACAAATGCTTCATCGAGCACCGAACTTTTTCCGTAGTAATTATGTTTCTTACTCATTTAACCCTCCAGATTTAACATTAGGAATAACCCCTAAAACAGTCAAATTAAACTCCGATGTAATCTCTTCAGGAGATTTAATTGTAGTATCCAGGGTCTCTTTAACAATCGCAATACCAACACTTATAAACAATCCAAGAATCAAACCGATAGCTGTATTTCTTAGTACACTCGGCTTAATAGGTTTTTCAGGGAGCTCTGCAGCATCAAGAATCTGAACATTGTCTATATTCATTATAACCTTGATAGAATCCCTAAAAATCTCGGACGTCTCATTTGCAATATCTACAGCTCTACGAGGTATGGTATCAATAACCTTAACGGTAATTACCTCAGTGTCTTTTACAGTCTGAACGGACACTGCCTTGGCAAGCTCTTTAACTTCGACATTCAAATCCAAATTGTCTATAACTTGTTTTGCAATACCTCTTGATTTAATAATCTCACTATAAGTAGTGACAAGCTTCTGGTTCAGCTGTATATCACTATATTTAATCATATCTGAATTTTCTTGACCATAATCCTTTGGTTTACCAATGACCATGGTAGTGCTTGCCTCATATTGAGGAGTAATTAAAAATTTACTCACTCCAAATGCAGCAGCTCCAAACAACAAGGTTAGAAATATTATAAATAGTATTCTCTTTCTTATCCCATACCAAAGCTCTAATAAGCTAATTTCTTCCATCTATTCACTCTCCCAAAACTTTTTATAAATCCCACTTACTAAGTATATAATATTCAAAAGATGAATTCAATTAATATTACAATAATTTAACTGATATTTGTCATTCATGCTCTAATATTACTTTTGCTTAATATTTTTGCTTATTTTATTAGCATCTGCACTAATTAATAATATGTAAAAAGCCATAACTAATTCCAAGCATGATAAAGCTTGCAATTAAATTTCCCTGCGCATTTACTTGTAGTGCGTACTTCATTCCCATGTTGACAAATACCATATACACCCACTCAATGCCCCCATGTTACTATAATCCGTCACAATTTCCACCGGTATCGAACCGCGAGACTCAATTACCGGTAGTATTGTCATAAGTATTATTTTAAGTATTATTTATTGTATATTATTTATGTTATTAACAATAAATAACAACAATTTATTTTGTTTAACCTATCCTTTATTTTATCTTTATTCTATAATCTTTAATAAATTGCTTAATATCATTGATTTCATCAATTTTAAGAATAAAAAGCATAACAATATAAGTTATAATACCAATACTCAATTCGATAAATAATAGAAATGAACTAATTGTTGTTGAACAAAAATATTTATAAAATAAAATAGACATCCCCATTATTACACCTGAAACAATAATTTTAAAATATTTTGAATAATTTCTATAGTAAGTTTCCTTGTTAGTTATTAGTTTATCTGTTCCTTTTTTCATTAATACAGCTGATATTGTTGCAGAAATACTAGTAGCAAGTGCGAGACCACCAATTCCCATTAATTTTGAAAGAATAATATTTAGGATGATATTTATAACAACTGTAATTACAGTATTTCTTACGGGTGTTTTTGTATCATTATGTGCATAAAGTATTCTTGAAAATACTTCTCTAAATGCT
The sequence above is a segment of the Peptoniphilaceae bacterium AMB_02 genome. Coding sequences within it:
- the uvrC gene encoding excinuclease ABC subunit UvrC, which translates into the protein MTFDIGLELNKLPDKPGVYLMKDIDDEVIYVGKAISLKKRVRSYFNNDKNKHPKVVAMVKRIVSFEYIIVGNEVEALVLESNLIKEKKPKYNILLRDDKTYPFIKVTNEKFPRILKTRIVKNDGAIYYGPYPNAFAVNEIIDMLHEIYPIRSCNLDFDKGASLERPCLNYYIGRCPAPCVGLADEEKYMGYIDEIVEFLKGKTGKLTDYLNEQMKIKAAELNFEVAAKYRDYLQKIDVLMQKQRISKAGDQDIDLISLARGDRHACVMIFFMRSAKIVDSEHFILKDDFREEHGEIISSFIKQYYLDASYIPKEILVDHMPSDSTAIEDFLSGKRGTKVNVREPKRGEKVDLLEIVRKNAKESLLKYEEKQRKRERVVPLGYEMFVEMLELDSAERIEAYDISNISGVQSVGSMVVFTNGSKDSKEYRKFKIKTIIGSDDYGSMREVLERRLTRGLKEMVKNNNTGFGRLPNLIIMDGGKGQVSIAQSVLDEFNLNIPVAGLVKDDKHRTRGILYRGEEIGLKVSSPVYRFLYSIQEEAHRFAINYHRKLREKELVNSVLDEIPGVGKARRTEILKHFKSVENVKKASLEELKEVPKMTEKVARNIIDFFAKG
- a CDS encoding aminopeptidase P family protein, whose amino-acid sequence is MINKRLREIRTLMANRGINAYLVTTSDPHQSEYLADFYKTREFISGFTGSAGTVVITKDEAILWTDGRYFIQAAYELSGTGFELYKMGVPGFPTVTEYLLNKVPVGGKIGFNGNTISFKLYRELLEALDQRMLISNLDFISDMWKDRPSIPSDKAYVHELKYTGTSAKQRIEKLRDEMYRIDADYNLIAALDDIAYLYCIRGNDVAYNPVVFSYALISKDKAYLYIDEEKLTDELNEHLEANDILVKPYDEIFEHLKEIPGKSNLIFDPKTVNLAVINSINANVRLVKTDSIIAKHKAVKNSTELDHMRNAFIKDGVAMVKFLNWLETGTPTGTVNEVLAAEKLNWFRSQQESFVEPSFNTISAYGENAAMPHYSPNEQNPVILKPSGLYLVDSGGQYLDGTTDITRTIALGDLTEDEKYHYTLTLKSHISLSDAYFKTGTTGYYLDAFARLPMLKHKIDFAHGTGHGVGYFLNVHEGPQSISTRFLDVKMEEGMVVSVEPGVYINDSHGIRIENLVVVEKVEKNEFGEFLGFEVLTICPIDTRPVVVDLLTDDELKWLNDYNKRVYDLVESHLTGSDLAYLKKATEEVKR
- a CDS encoding SH3 domain-containing protein, which codes for MRKLIILIISFLIVFTGCVAKKVEEPYESMRKDKVVKTAFDKVDEKEESKDEEKEDKEKTDFNEVEKPKVETEPEEEPEEPTKKYSKVTADILNMRFVASEQSSVIRQLYLDEIVEVLNVTGDWASVKIGEDSGYVNSTYLEELQVKKVKNEGTSLRASTFENAATIANPLKDEDVIVLESLTVEDVEWEHVKVGELEGYLLKSELR
- a CDS encoding CpsB/CapC family capsule biosynthesis tyrosine phosphatase — protein: MIDIHNHIIPGVDDGSVSIEDSMEMVKQYIASGYKGVICTSHHYPQKYDVTAEMIKDGIKLLNEECKKQGLVFSFYPGNEIYLDESTLTKLDKREISSLNGSRYVLIELPFLTKPHYARSLIYQLQLKGYIPILAHVERYKYVQDDLDWLLDFIKSGCLMQVNISSISRDKNSDEYKTIMTLLKRNMVHFIATDAHRSTWRTPEVSKELEMFRKVLGADEFQRVALVNPVKVISDEFISSAYEKIIFEEEKEKNKKPGVFARIFKRLGWGEK
- the hprK gene encoding HPr(Ser) kinase/phosphatase, with translation MKSISIAKLAEALGLEVIITSSDFADRQISNDEVNRPGLQLAGYLEGFPYKRLQIIGKVEHEYYMDLDPEERYERFRGILSYPIPAIIFSHGKEINDEILKIGQYYNKTILRSELPTTKLISKIATVLDELLAEEITVHADLLEVYGMGVLITGDSSVGKSETALDLVTRGHRLVADDVVDIIKLDTGLRGSCPENIRHFLEIRGIGIIDIQRLYGVGSVKTSTLIDMVIHLEPWDDNKEYDRLGLDEEFTEILGMKLPIINVPVKPGRNVAMIVEVAIRNTRQKSLGYNAAIELNNRLIEDMKKKNEEANN
- a CDS encoding Wzz/FepE/Etk N-terminal domain-containing protein, whose amino-acid sequence is MEEISLLELWYGIRKRILFIIFLTLLFGAAAFGVSKFLITPQYEASTTMVIGKPKDYGQENSDMIKYSDIQLNQKLVTTYSEIIKSRGIAKQVIDNLDLNVEVKELAKAVSVQTVKDTEVITVKVIDTIPRRAVDIANETSEIFRDSIKVIMNIDNVQILDAAELPEKPIKPSVLRNTAIGLILGLFISVGIAIVKETLDTTIKSPEEITSEFNLTVLGVIPNVKSGGLNE
- a CDS encoding CpsD/CapB family tyrosine-protein kinase, translating into MSKKHNYYGKSSVLDEAFVTLRTNIQFSEVDKKNKSLVITSSDPSDGKSSVAVRLCKSFAQTNVRVILVDCDLRNPSVGKVAKVDNNIGVTNVLVQHIDYKEAIIKDSNHPFLDYLLTGPIPPNPAELLGTEAMKALVKQLEADYDYVVFDSPPVGLLSDASILGTITDGVILVIAQNETRTEDIKRAINRVEHVGGKIIGAVLNKVDITTKRGAKNYYNYY